GAAAAGGGCATCAAAATCAATATTATCAATCCGCAAAATTACGGGATTGATTTTTATGGCGACATGCTGTTCACCAGCACGCGCGAATTACGCGACCATCCCGAACGCGTCAAGCGATTCCGTCAGGCGTCCCTTTTAGGCTGGCAGTATGCGATGGCGCATCCGGAGGAAATGATACAGCTCATCCGGAATAAGTATCACAGTAAACTCTCCGTCGAGCATCTGCGTTTTGAAGCGCGCGAGGCAAAAAAACTGATTTTGCCGGGCGTCATCCCTATCGGTCAGATTCAGCCTGAACGCATTAAAGCCATTGCCAAATCTTTTTCTGATTCAGGTCACAATAAACCACTGTCGGATACAGGAGTGGCCGATTTTATCTATACCGGGAAAGCCAGCCAGCTCAATCTGACTGACGCAGAAAAAGCATGGCTTGCCGCACACCCTGTGCTGCGCGTGGGCGTCGATTCCGACTTTGCCCCCTATGAATGGATCGATGAGCAGGGACATTATGTCGGGATGGCCGCTGACTACATGAAATTGCTGGAAAAAAAGCTCGGCGTACGCTTCGAGATTATCCACGGAAAATCCTGGGATGAAATTCTCAACATGGCTAAACGCGGCGAACTGGAGTTGCTCGCCTGCGCGAACAAGACCCCTGAGCGCTCACAATATCTGACTTTTTCCGAGCCCTACAAATCCGCATTCGCCGTGATTATCGATAGCGGGCAAGGTAATTTTATCGGCAATCTGCAAAATCTTGCCGGCCGGCGTGTTGCGGTTGAAAACGGCTATTTCATGCAGGAGTTGATGGCGAAGCACTATCCAAAAATTCAACTCATCCCTACGACAAACACGACGGAGGCGTTAAAGCTCGTGCTCAACGGCGCTGCGGATGCCTACGTGGGCGATGCGGGCACCGCCAACTACATGATCAAGAAAAATGGTTTTCTGAGTTTGCGCTTTTCCGGGCAGACCGAATATCACAGCATACACAGCGTCGCCGCAACCAAAAGTCATCCTGAACTGGCAACGATCATTTTTAAGGCAATAAGCAGCATTCCGAAAGAGGAGTCCGATGCCATTTTCAATCGCTGGCTGGGCTTAAAAATTGAACAGGGGTTTAAAGCGGAAACGCTGATCCAATATGGCGCTGGTGCGGGACTGCTGTTTTTACTTTTTGGCTATTGGGTTTATCGTTTAAGGCGCGAGATTGACCAGCGCAAAATTCTGGAAAAATCCGTTGAAGAAAACCGTGAAAAATATCGTGCCTTAAGCGAGGCGGCATTCGAGGCGATCTTTATTTCCGAGCATGGGCTGGGTCTTGAACAAAACCGTCAGGCCAGCGCCCTGTTCGGTTATTCAGATCAGGAAATCATCGGCAAACCCGGGATCGAGTTTATTGCTGAAAAAGATCGAGCGCTCGTCAAACACAATATGTCCTCAGGGTATGAACTGCCCTACGAAGCACTCTGCCTGCATAAAAATGGCGCTACATTCCCCGCCATTATTTGCGGCAAGATGATGCACTACCGGGGGCGTGACGTCAGAGTCACCTCAATCACCGATGTAACCGAACAAAAAAATCGCGAGGCACAAATCAGGACCATGCTGAGCGAACAAAAAGCCATGCTGGAGAATGATCTGATCGGCATCGTGCGCGTTAAAGACCGCACCATCATCTGGGCCAATCCCGCCTATGAAAAAATCATGGGTTATCAACCGGGAGAAATGACCGGCATGCCAACGCGCCAGAACTTCGCCAATGATAAAAGCTATCTGGAACTTGGAAAAGTCGCGTATCCACTGCTGGAATCCGGCAAAGTATTTCGCGCACAACTGGAACATGTTTGCAAAAACGGACAGCGCATCTGGGTAGATATGAGTGGTTCGATGCTCAATTCCACACGAGGGGAATCGCTGTGGGCGTTTCTTGACATTACCGATCGAAAACGGACTGAGACTATACTGCAAGCGACCAACCTGAAGATGAATTCGCTGCTCTCCTCCATGGCAGAGGGCGCTTACGGCATCGATACCAATGGACACTGCACCTTTGTCAATCCCTCCTTTCTGCGCATCCTGGGCTATGAACACGCCGAGGAAGTCATCGGCGCTCATATTCACGAACTGATACACCATTCGCATGCAGACGGCACAATTTATCCTGCGGCAGAATGCAAAATGTATATGGCCTATCAAAAAAACGAAAAAGCGCACAGTGTGGATGAAGTATTCTGGCGCCGGGACGGCAGCGCGATTCCGGTGGAATACTGGGCGCAGCCTATTGTGATCGATGGCGTGATTACCGGAGTCATCGCCACCTTTATCGACATCTCGGAACGCAAACTGGCTGAAGCGCAGTTAGTTGAAAGCGAATCCCGCTTGAGAGCCATCATTGAAAATGAACCTGAATGCATCAAAATTGTGGATGCACAGGGAAAACTCACGCAGATGAATCCAGCAGGGCTGAAAATGATAGAGGCGGATTCGCTGGCACAGATAGCGGGGCACAATATTCTGGAATTAATTGCCCCCGAATACCGCCAAGAGTTTTCCCGTATGCATCAGCGGGTGCTGGCCGGCGAAACGGTGCAAATGGAGTTTGAAATACTAGGACTCAAGGGCGGGCGCCGGGTACTGGAAACCCACGCTGTACCGATGAAGGAATACGGTCAGACGGTGCAACTGGCTGTCACGCGCGATATCACGGAACGCAAAAAACTGGAAGCGGACATCCATCAGCTGGCGTTCTACGACACGCTCACCCATCTGCCGAACAGACGTCTGATGAATGAGCGCCTAGCCCACGCGATAATGGCCAGCCGTCGCAGTGAACGCTACTGTGCGCTGATGTTCCTTGATCTGGACAATTTCAAACCGCTCAATGACACGCACGGCCATGTCGTTGGCGATGCACTGCTGGTCGAAGTTGCCCGTCGCCTGAAAACCTGCGTCAGAGAAATCGATACCGTATCCCGATTCGGTGGCGATGAATTTACCGTAATGTTGAGCGAACTGGATGTAACGCTGTCAGACTCCGTGATGCAAGCGCAAACGATCGCGGAAAAAATACGCGGCTCCCTCGCCGAACCTTACCTGCTGACAATACGCCATGAGGGCGTAGCCGACACGATTGTTAAACACCATTGTTCGGTAAGCATCGGCATTGCCGTGTTTATTGGTCACGATGCAGAGGGTGACGAGATTTTAAAATGGGCCGATGCAGCGATGTATCAGGCCAAAGCGGCAGGCAGAAATCAAATTTGCTTCTATCAGGGTGCTCAGGCGTGAGCATCGTTGAGTCTTAACACCCGAAACCCCATCCCGCAATTTATTTTTCACTTGGCACTAGCGCTTAAGCCCTAACACTCGTATATTTCTCCTCGCGGCAAACGGCCTGACTTTTTAGGCGCCTTGCCCATAATCATCATTCATTCAGGGAGCGAATCATGAAATTACGTACGATAGCGATATGTGTGCTGGCCCTGGGCATCTCAGGCGTGGCGAATGCAGCCGGTGAAATTATCATCAAGTTCAGTCATGTTGTCGCCCCTGACACCCCCAAGGGGCAAGCTGCCGAGCGCTTTAAGCAAGTCGCCGAAAAGCTGACCCGTGGCCGGGTTAAAGTCGAAGTCTATCCGAACAGCCAACTGTACAAAGACCGTGAAGAAATCGAGGCACTGCAAAGCGGCGCGGTGCAAATGCTCGCGCCCTCCCTGTCAAAATTCGGTCCGATGGGCGCCCCGGAATTTCAGTTGTTCGATCTACCCTTTCTATTCCCGAATCAGGAAACCCTGCACCGCGTGATGGATGGCGAGGCGGGTAAAAAGCTGTTTGCAAAACTCGACACCAAAGGCGTCACAGGGCTGACCTTCTGGGATAACGGGTTTAAACAGATGAGTTCGAACAAACCCATGCATGCCCCGACCGACCTAAACGGCCTGAAAATGCGCATACAATCGTCCAAGGTGTTAAACGCCCAGATGAAAGCGCTGGGGGCGAACCCGCAGGTCATGGCGTTCAGCGAAGTCTATACTGCCTTGCAACAAGGCGTTGTGGATGGCACGGAAAATCCCGTATCCAATTTTTACACCCAGAAAATGCATGAGGTGCAAAAACACATGACCATCTCCAACCATGGCTATCTGGGCTATGCGGTGATCGTCAACAAAACTTTCTGGGATGGCTTGCCGGCTGATGTGCGCACCTCGCTCAATCAGGCGATGAAAGAAGCAACCGTCTATGAACGCGATATTGCACAAAAAGATAACGACGATGCGCTGGCCCGCGTAATTGCCGCAAAAACCACCACCGTCTATACCCTGACCCCGACTGAGCGCGCCGAGTGGCAAAAAACCCTGCTGCCACTGCAAAAAGAATTCGAAACGATCATCGGCGCCGATCTGATTAAAATTGCTAATACCACCGCAGCACAGGTCGCCAAAGAACAGTCCGTCGCCAAACCTGCGGAGAAAGCCACGCCTAAGAAATAACGACCAACCGGGACACGATAAACGTGTCCCGGTACGCTTGGAGTGCACAATGATCAATCGTTTTCTGAATCACTTCGAGGAGTTTCTGATTGCCAGTTTTATGGCAGCAGCAACGCTGGTCACCTTTGCCGCGGTGGTGATGCGCTATACCACCGGCTCTGGCATCGATTGGGCACAAGAGCTCACCATTTATTTGTTCATCTGGATGGCTAAATTTGGTGCAGCCTACGGCGTGCGCACCGGCATCCACATCGGCGTGGATTTTCTAGTCAACTGGGTCAGACCCTCGATACGAAAAGCCATGGTGATTGCTGCCTTATCCCTGGGCGTCATTTTCACCGGTGCGATTTCTTTTTTCGGCGCGCGCTGGGTGTTGTTCATCCACGGCACAGGCCAAGTCTCGCCTGATCTTGAAATACCGATGTGGATCGTCTATCTGGCCATCCCCTTCGGTTCAGGATTGATGTGCTACCGCTTCATGCAGGTACTCAAAGAGTTTCTTAAAACAGGAGATCTACCCGTGCACGACATGGGCGGACAGGAGACCGCAGCATGAGCGCACTCCTCATCATCAGTATTCTGCTGCTACTACTGCTCACCAGCACGCCGATTTCCATCGCGCTCGGCACCACCGTACTGATTTATCTGCTGGGATTTTCTTCATTTTCCATCGAGACGGTCAACATCATCTCGCAGCGACTGTTTACCGGTCTGGAGAGTTTTTCGATTATGGCCGTGCCCTTTTTCGTGCTGTCCGGCCAGTTCCTGATTGACGGAAAAATTGCCGCGCGCATCGTGCGCTTCGCCAGCAATCTGGTCGGCTGGATGCCCGGCGGCATTGCGATGGCGGCCGTACTGGCCTGCGCCTTTTTCGCCACCATCTCGGGCTCGAGTCCGGCCACCGTGATGGCGATCGGCTCCGTGATGCTGCCCGCGATGATCAAAGCGGGATACCCGAAGCGCTTTTCCGTCGGCGTGATCACCTCGGCAGGCTCGCTCGGTATCCTGATTCCGCCGTCCATCGTAATGATCATCTACTCGGTCGCCACCTCAGAGAGCGCAGGCAAGATGTTCATCGCAGGGATCATACCGGGCCTCATGCTGGCGATCATCATGATGTCGCTGGTCTTCATA
Above is a window of Gallionella capsiferriformans ES-2 DNA encoding:
- a CDS encoding TRAP transporter small permease → MINRFLNHFEEFLIASFMAAATLVTFAAVVMRYTTGSGIDWAQELTIYLFIWMAKFGAAYGVRTGIHIGVDFLVNWVRPSIRKAMVIAALSLGVIFTGAISFFGARWVLFIHGTGQVSPDLEIPMWIVYLAIPFGSGLMCYRFMQVLKEFLKTGDLPVHDMGGQETAA
- a CDS encoding TRAP transporter substrate-binding protein; the protein is MKLRTIAICVLALGISGVANAAGEIIIKFSHVVAPDTPKGQAAERFKQVAEKLTRGRVKVEVYPNSQLYKDREEIEALQSGAVQMLAPSLSKFGPMGAPEFQLFDLPFLFPNQETLHRVMDGEAGKKLFAKLDTKGVTGLTFWDNGFKQMSSNKPMHAPTDLNGLKMRIQSSKVLNAQMKALGANPQVMAFSEVYTALQQGVVDGTENPVSNFYTQKMHEVQKHMTISNHGYLGYAVIVNKTFWDGLPADVRTSLNQAMKEATVYERDIAQKDNDDALARVIAAKTTTVYTLTPTERAEWQKTLLPLQKEFETIIGADLIKIANTTAAQVAKEQSVAKPAEKATPKK
- a CDS encoding PAS domain S-box protein, which gives rise to MYPNSVKASRFTLTNWLSIVVLMLITALATAQPQNIQTPPPPEKVRLQLKWFNQFQFAGYYAAIEQGYYAQNNLDVELLERTLSQNVVQQVVTGEAEYGIGDSGLLSHYAQGAPIVALAAIFQHNPLVFFSRQDSGISSPFEIKGRTIMSDISSADEAPLRAMLTGANIKPEDYTLLPQKNDYGLLGKKQIDVISGYLTDQPFYFKEKGIKINIINPQNYGIDFYGDMLFTSTRELRDHPERVKRFRQASLLGWQYAMAHPEEMIQLIRNKYHSKLSVEHLRFEAREAKKLILPGVIPIGQIQPERIKAIAKSFSDSGHNKPLSDTGVADFIYTGKASQLNLTDAEKAWLAAHPVLRVGVDSDFAPYEWIDEQGHYVGMAADYMKLLEKKLGVRFEIIHGKSWDEILNMAKRGELELLACANKTPERSQYLTFSEPYKSAFAVIIDSGQGNFIGNLQNLAGRRVAVENGYFMQELMAKHYPKIQLIPTTNTTEALKLVLNGAADAYVGDAGTANYMIKKNGFLSLRFSGQTEYHSIHSVAATKSHPELATIIFKAISSIPKEESDAIFNRWLGLKIEQGFKAETLIQYGAGAGLLFLLFGYWVYRLRREIDQRKILEKSVEENREKYRALSEAAFEAIFISEHGLGLEQNRQASALFGYSDQEIIGKPGIEFIAEKDRALVKHNMSSGYELPYEALCLHKNGATFPAIICGKMMHYRGRDVRVTSITDVTEQKNREAQIRTMLSEQKAMLENDLIGIVRVKDRTIIWANPAYEKIMGYQPGEMTGMPTRQNFANDKSYLELGKVAYPLLESGKVFRAQLEHVCKNGQRIWVDMSGSMLNSTRGESLWAFLDITDRKRTETILQATNLKMNSLLSSMAEGAYGIDTNGHCTFVNPSFLRILGYEHAEEVIGAHIHELIHHSHADGTIYPAAECKMYMAYQKNEKAHSVDEVFWRRDGSAIPVEYWAQPIVIDGVITGVIATFIDISERKLAEAQLVESESRLRAIIENEPECIKIVDAQGKLTQMNPAGLKMIEADSLAQIAGHNILELIAPEYRQEFSRMHQRVLAGETVQMEFEILGLKGGRRVLETHAVPMKEYGQTVQLAVTRDITERKKLEADIHQLAFYDTLTHLPNRRLMNERLAHAIMASRRSERYCALMFLDLDNFKPLNDTHGHVVGDALLVEVARRLKTCVREIDTVSRFGGDEFTVMLSELDVTLSDSVMQAQTIAEKIRGSLAEPYLLTIRHEGVADTIVKHHCSVSIGIAVFIGHDAEGDEILKWADAAMYQAKAAGRNQICFYQGAQA